Proteins from a single region of Methanobacterium alcaliphilum:
- a CDS encoding adenylate kinase family protein produces MKKSDSKTVIFITGTPGVGKTTIASCLKDKISSELVKINEFADEKGLFLGKDREKGYNIIDLDKLSEETEKLINQIPNNIILEGHLSHFCSKPDIVIVLRLQPAILESRLMEREYSSSKVNENLEAEALGICASEAYQIHGDIVQEIDTSNLTVEEVLDITIQIIKGKKRFKVGNVDFLDWVIS; encoded by the coding sequence ATGAAAAAAAGTGACTCAAAAACTGTGATATTTATCACAGGAACCCCTGGTGTGGGAAAAACCACGATAGCATCCTGTCTTAAAGATAAAATATCCTCCGAATTAGTAAAAATAAATGAATTTGCTGATGAAAAAGGGCTTTTTTTAGGAAAAGATAGGGAGAAAGGATACAATATCATAGATTTAGATAAACTATCTGAAGAAACTGAGAAATTAATAAACCAAATACCCAACAATATCATATTAGAAGGTCATTTATCCCATTTCTGTAGCAAACCCGATATTGTGATAGTCCTGAGGCTCCAGCCAGCTATTTTAGAAAGCAGATTAATGGAAAGAGAATATAGCTCTTCTAAAGTAAATGAAAATTTAGAAGCTGAAGCACTAGGAATTTGTGCCTCAGAAGCATACCAGATACATGGAGATATTGTTCAAGAAATAGATACCAGTAACTTAACTGTTGAAGAAGTATTAGATATTACAATTCAAATCATTAAAGGCAAAAAAAGATTTAAAGTAGGCAATGTGGATTTTTTAGACTGGGTAATCAGTTAA
- a CDS encoding sulfide-dependent adenosine diphosphate thiazole synthase — MQLDDITISRAIVEEFMNDFMDYMDIDVAIGGGGPAGLTAGYYLAKAGLKVALYERKLSIGGGMWGGGMMFNKIVVQEEGKRILDEFGIKSKKYQENYYVSDSVEATSTLCSKATQAGLKIFNLMSIEDVMIRGEDIKGLVLNWSSVEMGGLHVDPLTIRSKAVIDATGHACEVVNVVQNKIGAKLNTSTGKIIGEKPMWAEVGEPAIMENTKEVYPNLYVAGMASNAVYGAPRMGPVFGGMLLSGEKIANILIEKLK, encoded by the coding sequence ATGCAATTAGACGACATAACCATATCTAGAGCAATAGTAGAAGAGTTTATGAACGATTTTATGGATTATATGGATATAGATGTGGCAATTGGAGGCGGAGGTCCCGCGGGACTTACTGCCGGATATTACCTTGCTAAAGCCGGACTTAAAGTAGCATTATACGAAAGAAAACTTTCCATTGGAGGAGGTATGTGGGGCGGAGGCATGATGTTCAACAAAATAGTTGTTCAAGAAGAAGGTAAACGCATCCTAGATGAATTCGGCATCAAATCTAAAAAATATCAAGAAAATTATTATGTTTCTGACTCTGTTGAAGCCACCTCCACGCTCTGTTCCAAAGCAACCCAAGCAGGTCTTAAAATTTTCAATTTAATGAGTATTGAAGACGTTATGATACGCGGTGAAGATATTAAAGGACTTGTTTTAAATTGGAGTTCTGTTGAAATGGGTGGATTGCATGTAGATCCTTTGACAATCCGGTCAAAAGCAGTTATTGATGCCACAGGGCATGCTTGTGAAGTGGTCAATGTAGTACAAAACAAAATTGGGGCGAAATTAAATACAAGCACTGGTAAGATTATTGGTGAAAAGCCAATGTGGGCAGAAGTAGGAGAACCCGCGATTATGGAAAATACCAAAGAAGTTTACCCTAATCTTTATGTGGCTGGAATGGCCAGTAATGCAGTTTATGGAGCTCCTCGAATGGGTCCTGTATTTGGAGGAATGCTGCTTTCTGGAGAAAAAATAGCCAATATACTAATTGAAAAGTTAAAATAG
- a CDS encoding OBG GTPase family GTP-binding protein gives MDIDEKIKKIEDEIQKTPYNKATSHHIGKLKAKISKLKEESIQRKSSSSKGKGFHVKKTGDSTVVLVGFPSVGKSTLLNEITNAESKVGAYQFTTLDIVPGVMEYKGAKIQVFDIPGIITGAAGGKGRGREILSVARSADLIVIVLDVFNPNHLDIIIRELRDVGIRPNEIKPDVTIKRKKLGGLHLSSTVKLTHLDEKTIRSIINEYGMHNADVLLRADVSMDQFIDAMEANRSYIPAVVVLNKIDLVDQEYLEKIQAQIPDAILISANQKWNIENLKDEIFNRLGLIRIYLKPQGKKTDYEEPLIIKEGSNVKDICGKLHRDFVRKFRHAKVWGSSVKFEGQKVGPEHVMNDKDVLRIIIKK, from the coding sequence ATGGATATCGATGAAAAAATCAAAAAAATTGAAGATGAAATTCAAAAAACGCCGTACAACAAGGCTACTTCTCACCACATTGGTAAACTCAAGGCAAAAATTTCCAAATTAAAAGAAGAGTCCATACAACGAAAAAGTTCTTCCTCTAAAGGAAAAGGATTCCACGTGAAAAAAACGGGAGATTCTACTGTAGTTCTCGTGGGGTTTCCTTCAGTTGGGAAATCGACGCTTCTTAATGAAATTACCAATGCCGAGTCCAAAGTAGGAGCGTACCAATTTACCACATTAGATATTGTTCCAGGAGTAATGGAATACAAAGGTGCTAAGATTCAAGTATTTGACATACCTGGGATTATTACTGGTGCTGCCGGGGGGAAAGGAAGAGGAAGAGAAATACTTTCTGTGGCCAGAAGTGCGGACCTTATTGTAATTGTGCTGGACGTTTTCAATCCAAATCATTTAGACATTATTATTAGAGAACTTCGAGATGTAGGTATACGCCCTAATGAAATTAAACCCGATGTAACTATTAAAAGGAAGAAATTAGGAGGTTTACACCTTTCATCTACAGTTAAACTTACACATCTAGATGAAAAAACCATACGTTCCATTATAAATGAATATGGAATGCACAATGCAGACGTACTTTTAAGGGCGGATGTTAGTATGGACCAATTTATTGACGCCATGGAAGCAAACAGATCTTATATTCCCGCAGTGGTTGTTTTAAATAAAATTGATTTGGTTGACCAAGAATATCTAGAAAAAATCCAAGCACAAATCCCAGATGCCATTTTAATATCTGCAAACCAAAAATGGAATATTGAAAATCTGAAAGACGAAATATTCAATCGTTTGGGTTTAATAAGAATATATTTAAAACCTCAGGGCAAAAAAACAGATTATGAAGAACCTTTAATCATTAAAGAAGGTTCAAATGTTAAGGATATTTGTGGAAAGCTTCATCGCGATTTTGTTCGTAAGTTTCGCCATGCCAAAGTATGGGGAAGTTCAGTGAAATTTGAAGGTCAAAAAGTAGGACCTGAACATGTGATGAATGACAAAGACGTCCTGAGAATAATAATAAAGAAATGA
- a CDS encoding 30S ribosomal protein S19e, which produces MSTVYDVPADLLISQVAKELTQEKKVNSPEWANFVKTGVHKERRPENPEWWYVRCAALLRRVYVDGPVGVNSLRSHYGGKKDRGSSPEKFKRGSGAIIRGALHQLESAGLIQKADGGRIITPKGRSFLDNASLVVKKEIPELAKY; this is translated from the coding sequence ATGAGTACAGTTTATGATGTGCCTGCAGATTTACTTATAAGTCAAGTTGCAAAAGAATTAACCCAAGAAAAGAAAGTGAACTCCCCAGAATGGGCAAACTTTGTTAAAACTGGTGTGCACAAAGAACGCAGACCAGAAAACCCAGAATGGTGGTATGTACGATGTGCTGCTCTTTTACGCCGCGTGTATGTAGATGGTCCTGTAGGTGTAAACAGTCTAAGATCCCATTACGGTGGTAAAAAAGACAGAGGTTCCAGCCCTGAAAAATTTAAAAGAGGTAGTGGAGCCATAATAAGAGGTGCATTACATCAATTAGAATCTGCCGGTCTTATTCAAAAAGCAGACGGTGGGCGAATTATCACCCCTAAGGGCAGATCATTTCTGGATAATGCATCCTTAGTAGTCAAGAAGGAAATTCCTGAATTGGCTAAATACTAA
- a CDS encoding STT3 domain-containing protein, whose amino-acid sequence MNSKEILSKLKPLIIIILLFSVVFFLRAEAYNISGVPNDTQSFYKDASGLPYFSEMDSYYNYRLTLNYIENGMMGDTKINGSDWDLHSYFPPGRAVDYPPLIVYITTFFYYIANLVGEVPLMVVAYWTGAIIGSLCVIPAYLFVRKITNDYGGVAAGILVATAPTYFAHTYAGFFDTDMFNILLPLLVIWFFVESIQANNTKTQVFFAVLSALSLLIFSMAWVGYIFYLVMLILFVVVYILIAQYVLKLDVIKSPKTYPNLMQWFINQKEVFSLSVILILGFIFIGIFNGFSSIGSSITGLFGATQIQELVQTTAYPNVYISVSELQIPTLISTTNGISSVMLPGQTSVVGGVGGLIAFLAGIAGIGILIWKMNILSTNKSKKIGKKLPKSERRKKEKTKVKGAESKANSIKNESSILGKAQAFQLKRDHLLYVVLFSVWLLLTGYAVTKGFRFVSTFSVPISLSAGIFVGFAVVYVRENLKTGSTLALLAFITAALTIYPFGISTIITLGIGILAALLVILVKKPKVQSYAVMILVLLAVISPSLAAANSLANSVVPGTDDAMYNSMQWVKANSTNETVVISWWDFGHFFTATADRPVTFDGGSQNTPRAYWVGKAMLTNNESLSAGIFRMLASSGDKAYLTLDNYTTNSGRSAEILNETLGLSKDTAKSVMTSRYNLTNQQADTVLNYTHPDNPRPYVFVASSDLLGKAGWWSYFGNWDFEKGNSSGYNYYPAVASSKPQTINNTNISQTVNTMVGDQIVGVIVNETTNGTNATIVVGEVNGTSYQSIAPHKVFIVNGNQIVKNEIVDSNSTLSLIAIGEKGQYTTILMDKELEDSMFTKLFLMGGFNQTTFQPAHQEQGILLWTPISNTTSSTGTSPQG is encoded by the coding sequence ATGAACTCTAAAGAGATTTTATCAAAGCTAAAACCTTTAATAATAATCATTTTGCTGTTTTCAGTTGTATTTTTCCTTAGAGCGGAAGCATACAATATATCTGGTGTTCCTAACGATACTCAATCTTTTTATAAAGACGCATCAGGATTACCATATTTCAGCGAAATGGATTCATATTATAACTATCGATTAACTCTAAACTATATTGAAAACGGTATGATGGGCGATACAAAAATAAATGGAAGTGATTGGGATCTTCATTCATATTTCCCTCCAGGAAGAGCCGTTGATTACCCCCCACTAATTGTTTACATCACCACATTCTTTTATTACATAGCCAACTTAGTAGGGGAAGTGCCCCTCATGGTAGTTGCTTATTGGACAGGGGCAATTATAGGATCTCTTTGTGTGATTCCTGCTTACCTATTCGTTCGTAAGATTACCAATGATTATGGGGGTGTGGCAGCAGGTATTTTAGTTGCGACAGCCCCTACTTACTTTGCACATACATATGCCGGTTTCTTTGATACCGATATGTTCAATATCCTATTACCATTACTGGTAATCTGGTTCTTTGTGGAAAGTATACAGGCCAATAACACGAAAACACAGGTGTTTTTTGCAGTTTTATCAGCGCTTTCACTGCTAATTTTCTCAATGGCATGGGTTGGATATATATTCTACTTAGTGATGTTGATCCTTTTTGTAGTAGTATATATCCTTATAGCACAATATGTTTTAAAATTAGATGTAATAAAATCACCAAAAACATATCCTAACCTAATGCAATGGTTTATAAATCAAAAAGAAGTATTTTCATTGAGCGTAATCCTTATTTTAGGGTTTATATTCATTGGAATATTTAATGGATTTTCAAGTATAGGTAGTTCCATAACCGGTTTGTTTGGGGCCACACAAATCCAAGAACTTGTCCAAACCACTGCTTATCCAAACGTTTACATATCTGTATCTGAATTACAAATACCCACACTCATAAGTACAACCAATGGGATATCCAGCGTTATGTTGCCCGGGCAAACATCCGTTGTTGGTGGAGTAGGAGGATTAATTGCATTTTTAGCAGGTATAGCCGGAATAGGAATTTTAATCTGGAAAATGAATATCCTATCAACAAATAAATCTAAAAAAATAGGTAAAAAACTTCCCAAATCAGAAAGAAGGAAAAAAGAAAAAACAAAGGTTAAAGGAGCTGAATCTAAAGCTAACTCAATTAAAAACGAATCTTCTATATTGGGCAAAGCTCAGGCATTCCAACTTAAAAGGGATCATCTCTTATATGTAGTGCTATTTTCAGTATGGCTTTTACTTACTGGTTACGCAGTTACAAAAGGTTTCAGATTTGTATCCACATTTTCAGTGCCAATAAGTTTATCCGCAGGAATATTCGTTGGATTTGCAGTAGTTTATGTCAGAGAAAACTTAAAAACAGGATCTACATTAGCTCTACTGGCATTTATCACAGCAGCGCTGACTATATATCCTTTTGGTATTTCAACCATTATAACATTAGGTATTGGGATATTAGCTGCTTTGCTAGTAATTCTAGTTAAAAAACCAAAAGTACAGTCTTATGCTGTAATGATTCTTGTTTTATTAGCTGTTATTTCCCCATCCCTAGCTGCAGCAAACTCGCTGGCCAACAGTGTAGTTCCGGGGACAGACGATGCAATGTATAATTCCATGCAGTGGGTTAAAGCCAACAGTACAAATGAAACCGTTGTAATTTCATGGTGGGACTTTGGACATTTCTTTACTGCTACTGCAGATCGCCCAGTTACATTTGATGGAGGTTCTCAGAATACCCCAAGGGCTTACTGGGTGGGAAAAGCCATGTTAACTAATAATGAAAGTTTATCTGCAGGAATATTTAGAATGCTAGCATCTAGTGGAGATAAAGCTTATCTAACCTTAGATAACTACACTACTAATTCTGGAAGATCTGCAGAAATATTGAATGAAACATTGGGACTTTCTAAAGACACCGCGAAAAGTGTTATGACCAGCAGGTATAATTTGACCAACCAGCAAGCAGATACCGTACTTAATTACACTCACCCTGACAATCCTCGACCTTATGTATTTGTAGCCAGCTCTGACTTATTAGGAAAAGCAGGTTGGTGGAGTTACTTCGGAAACTGGGACTTTGAAAAAGGTAATAGTAGTGGATACAATTACTATCCTGCTGTAGCTTCTTCCAAGCCACAAACTATTAACAACACTAACATAAGCCAGACCGTGAACACCATGGTAGGAGATCAGATAGTGGGAGTGATAGTAAATGAAACAACTAATGGAACCAATGCCACCATAGTAGTAGGGGAAGTGAATGGAACCTCTTATCAATCTATAGCACCCCACAAAGTTTTCATTGTAAATGGAAATCAAATTGTTAAAAACGAGATTGTAGACAGCAACAGTACATTAAGTTTGATAGCCATTGGTGAAAAAGGTCAATACACAACTATACTCATGGACAAAGAACTGGAAGATTCAATGTTTACCAAACTATTTTTAATGGGCGGATTCAATCAAACCACATTCCAACCAGCCCACCAAGAACAGGGCATTCTTTTATGGACCCCCATAAGTAACACTACATCTTCCACTGGTACTTCCCCACAAGGTTAG
- a CDS encoding YhbY family RNA-binding protein: MNRALSAITINIGKAGINDNVIEEITRQIKAQEIVKLRFAKGISSEKEMYITQIVEKTNSKLIDLRGNVAVIYKKKR, translated from the coding sequence ATGAATAGGGCTCTTTCTGCAATTACCATTAATATTGGGAAAGCAGGAATCAATGATAATGTCATAGAAGAAATTACTAGGCAGATTAAAGCCCAAGAAATAGTTAAGCTGAGATTTGCAAAAGGTATTTCTTCTGAGAAAGAAATGTATATTACCCAGATAGTGGAAAAAACCAACTCTAAACTTATTGATTTAAGAGGAAACGTCGCGGTAATATACAAGAAAAAACGTTAA
- a CDS encoding CBS domain-containing protein — MKVENVMITDMDIIDENENLEEVLKNSVEQGKGSFVVAKEGVNVGIVTTWDVLEAIAEGDDLSEVKAWEVMERDLVTIDPSASLKEAAHQMVNHVVWRLLVEKNDEIIGMVSATDIFKAKMSKRY; from the coding sequence ATGAAGGTTGAAAATGTAATGATAACCGACATGGATATTATAGATGAGAATGAGAACCTGGAAGAGGTTCTTAAAAATTCTGTCGAACAAGGAAAGGGGAGCTTTGTCGTGGCCAAAGAAGGTGTGAATGTAGGAATTGTCACTACATGGGATGTTTTGGAGGCCATAGCGGAAGGTGATGATTTGAGTGAAGTTAAAGCATGGGAAGTCATGGAGCGAGATTTAGTAACCATAGATCCTTCGGCTAGCCTTAAAGAAGCAGCACATCAAATGGTTAATCATGTTGTTTGGCGCCTTCTGGTTGAAAAAAATGACGAAATAATTGGGATGGTTAGTGCTACTGATATTTTCAAAGCAAAAATGTCTAAGAGATATTGA
- a CDS encoding helix-turn-helix transcriptional regulator encodes MITRIKEYRAKKDFTQAKLAGMVGVRRETIIYLEKGKYNPSLKLAYLISLALESSIDQLFIFEEEDLKI; translated from the coding sequence ATGATAACTCGAATAAAAGAATATCGAGCTAAAAAAGACTTCACTCAAGCAAAACTGGCAGGCATGGTAGGAGTTAGAAGAGAAACAATAATCTATTTGGAGAAGGGAAAATATAATCCTTCACTTAAACTAGCTTATCTTATTTCTTTAGCTTTAGAATCAAGTATTGATCAATTATTTATTTTTGAAGAAGAAGATTTGAAGATTTGA
- the topA gene encoding DNA topoisomerase I: MHEVIICEKPKSSEKIAQALSPYAEKKKYKKVAYWEFEENGNKTTVLSAVGHLYSLVPINPKEEQFFDLSWVPLYDVDKKKAYVKDYVNAIKKFSKGADKFIHACDYDIEGTLIGYNALKYGCGDEAVNKASRMKFSTLTKEDVLNAYDNPIDLDFQQVDSGIARHVLDFIFGVNISKALMKSVRESTKRFIKLSAGRVQTPTLSILVDREKEIRKFVPVPYWMIKALLDGDILADNKKGKIFDAKEAEAILTSCEGENAFVENVVIRQNTKLPPVPFDLGSLQSEAYGVFGFSPKKTQLIAQSLYTEGYTSYPRTSSQKLPKSIGFEKIFKQLSQESSFKKQITKLPQPLKPHEGKKTDEAHPAIHPTGVIPKKLSTDDRKIYELIVYRFISVFGENATLETMKTDLKIGEEDFVFRRKRVAHMGWLEHYPFRKIENEEFPNIKQGDAINVEKIISEEKETKPPARYNEASLIRELEKRGLGTKSTRADIIAILYNRKYIEGKQITVNQLGEHIIDTLREYCKQITSEELTRQFENELQNIMDSTSTKDLVIDEAKKEVTSILEDIEKNKLKIGQQIYEAYQESRIVGECKCGGNLVLKYSPRNKSTFVGCSQYPDCKATYSLPRGASVLKTKCEKCSLPLISYGKPRQRACLDPKCGKEGKQSPPEIVGKCPECGKELVKRSGRYGEFIGCSGFPKCRFTQSLEEFSQAKG, encoded by the coding sequence ATGCATGAGGTCATAATCTGCGAGAAACCCAAGTCCTCTGAAAAAATAGCACAAGCTCTCTCACCCTATGCTGAGAAAAAAAAATATAAAAAAGTAGCATATTGGGAATTTGAAGAAAATGGCAATAAAACAACTGTTTTATCTGCCGTGGGTCATTTATACTCTTTAGTGCCTATAAATCCAAAAGAAGAACAATTTTTTGATTTGTCATGGGTTCCACTCTATGACGTTGATAAAAAGAAAGCTTATGTGAAGGATTATGTTAATGCCATAAAAAAATTTTCAAAAGGTGCAGACAAATTTATACATGCTTGTGATTATGATATAGAAGGTACATTAATTGGTTATAATGCTTTAAAGTATGGTTGTGGTGATGAAGCAGTAAATAAAGCATCAAGAATGAAGTTTTCAACTTTGACTAAAGAAGATGTTTTGAATGCTTATGATAACCCTATTGATCTTGATTTCCAGCAAGTAGATAGTGGTATTGCCCGACATGTCCTTGATTTTATTTTTGGAGTTAATATTTCCAAAGCATTAATGAAGTCTGTGAGAGAATCCACAAAAAGATTTATAAAATTATCTGCAGGAAGGGTGCAAACTCCAACACTTTCTATATTGGTTGATCGGGAAAAAGAGATTCGTAAATTTGTTCCAGTCCCATATTGGATGATTAAAGCTCTTTTAGATGGAGATATCCTGGCAGATAATAAAAAAGGTAAGATTTTTGATGCCAAAGAAGCTGAGGCAATTCTGACCAGCTGTGAAGGAGAAAATGCTTTTGTAGAAAATGTTGTGATTCGTCAAAATACAAAATTACCCCCAGTTCCCTTTGATCTTGGAAGTTTACAATCGGAAGCTTATGGTGTGTTTGGATTCAGTCCTAAAAAGACCCAATTAATTGCACAAAGTCTTTATACCGAAGGTTACACATCATATCCCCGTACGTCATCTCAAAAATTACCAAAGAGTATTGGGTTTGAAAAAATATTCAAACAACTATCTCAAGAATCATCCTTTAAAAAACAAATCACAAAGCTCCCCCAACCTCTTAAACCCCATGAAGGTAAAAAAACAGACGAAGCTCACCCTGCTATCCACCCCACAGGAGTTATACCTAAAAAATTAAGTACTGATGACCGCAAAATATACGAACTTATTGTATATAGATTTATTAGTGTTTTTGGTGAAAATGCAACTTTAGAAACTATGAAAACAGATTTAAAGATTGGTGAAGAAGATTTTGTTTTCCGGAGAAAAAGAGTTGCCCATATGGGTTGGTTAGAACATTATCCGTTCCGTAAAATAGAAAATGAAGAGTTTCCTAATATTAAACAGGGCGATGCTATTAATGTGGAAAAAATTATTTCTGAAGAAAAAGAAACAAAGCCCCCTGCCAGATATAATGAAGCTTCCCTTATTCGAGAACTTGAGAAAAGAGGTTTAGGTACTAAATCCACCAGAGCAGATATCATCGCTATTCTTTATAACAGGAAATATATTGAAGGTAAACAGATTACAGTCAATCAGCTGGGAGAACATATTATTGATACTCTTAGAGAATATTGTAAACAAATTACCAGCGAAGAACTGACCCGCCAATTTGAAAATGAACTCCAAAACATTATGGACAGCACATCAACCAAAGATCTGGTTATAGATGAAGCTAAAAAAGAAGTTACCTCTATTTTAGAAGATATTGAAAAGAATAAACTCAAAATAGGCCAGCAAATTTACGAAGCTTATCAAGAAAGCCGTATTGTAGGGGAGTGCAAATGTGGTGGGAATTTGGTATTAAAATATTCTCCTCGAAATAAAAGCACATTTGTTGGATGTTCGCAATATCCTGATTGTAAAGCAACATATTCCCTGCCACGAGGGGCCAGCGTACTCAAGACAAAATGTGAAAAATGCAGTCTTCCTTTAATTTCCTATGGAAAACCTCGCCAAAGAGCATGTTTAGATCCTAAATGTGGAAAAGAAGGAAAACAATCACCCCCGGAAATAGTCGGTAAATGTCCGGAGTGTGGAAAAGAATTGGTAAAACGTTCAGGCAGATATGGTGAATTCATAGGTTGTAGTGGTTTTCCAAAGTGTAGATTTACACAGTCCCTAGAGGAATTCTCCCAAGCTAAAGGGTGA
- a CDS encoding ribonuclease P protein component 4 encodes MRKGRRPKWMIKIGKERIDILFHLAEQEFVKNPERSHRYVKLAQNISTKYNIKMPDKWKHRFCKKCNKFLKPGRNCKVRTSKGEVHFKCLECGQMMRLPYNKEKKEKRRIKIESYLIQKRANE; translated from the coding sequence TTGAGAAAAGGACGAAGACCAAAATGGATGATTAAAATAGGTAAAGAACGGATTGACATCCTGTTTCATTTAGCGGAACAAGAATTTGTGAAGAATCCTGAAAGATCTCACCGCTATGTCAAACTTGCCCAAAATATTTCCACTAAATATAATATTAAAATGCCAGATAAGTGGAAACATAGGTTCTGCAAGAAATGCAATAAATTCTTGAAACCAGGACGAAATTGTAAAGTGAGAACTTCTAAAGGTGAGGTGCACTTCAAATGTCTGGAATGCGGACAAATGATGAGGTTGCCTTATAACAAGGAGAAAAAAGAAAAAAGGAGAATTAAGATTGAGTCTTACCTTATCCAAAAAAGAGCTAATGAATAG